From a region of the Candidatus Brocadia sp. genome:
- a CDS encoding peptidoglycan-binding protein produces MRLQGRNLSIEMRGEDVKLLHSELHQLGYDIKDTEVQESSFGLTTQKAVTTFQKRNQLETTGVVDEETARAINAAVDAAIFRVEGQVASRARAGVAGLRVEIVDKNVGEDVRLAGTATDDEGIYQAMFSITQLYQRGKKRPDLQARVFSRETFLGASDVRYNASNHETLNILLMEKADDALPSEYETLTSSLFANFRGNLRDLKETDDRQDITYLANKTGWDARAVALAALADQFSSKTAGADGVPKIEPSFFYALFRAGIPANENSLYQADAKTVSAVWEQGIKQGVIPATLNSNIPKALEHFQSLAAKRALDGPPLAGVSTLKEMLSISLGDDRAKQERFADLYTRYRDDLPKFWEAVRGTFGEAAEKRLKVDGQLSYLTLNNALLIRKLHDTGGPNGLSDTVSLATSGYYRAKKWLELIGAGGVIPPEIQGKDDKEKRLRYAELLAAQVRLSFPTAVVAQMVKNKETMLYDEKGKEIPAEIVNGINVFLAKHQVKFEIGMQPVEQYLARNNLQISPEVRQGVKRIQRVYQITPSDEAMNILLKNRLDSAYAVVRYDRDEFVRTFKDELGEENAMLTYVKSLQVHNAVLNIATSYLIASTAPAIGMHSPAGILNPTPTGSQAPNAGDVIAYPTLEGLFGEMDYCACDHCRSILSPAAYLVDLLLFCDRPTNEKENPLTVLLERRPDIQHLPLTCENTNMPLPYIDLVNETLEYYVTNNLSLANYTGHTTDGDATPEELLASPMFVRDAAYTTLAGAHFPFPLPFHQPLENLRRYFDRFEAPLPKVMEALRKDDSLERPNANEYGWRDILMEELRLSRAEYALLTQRELTNGNTDVMLTLKQLYGYPAATTNATVLDELSNVKAFTRRVGISYEDIIEILKTSFVNPNSTLIPKLERLHVPFTTLKALKDGTITDAQFDALMPMGIDASQYGGDIKAWVKNNVNYTNIMSLITLANPTAPDDVCSFDKVEFRYADPAKINDPIRTFEFVRLIRFIRLWKKLGWTIEQTDKVITALYPTSQIPNDPNDAVNLQRLDTGFLTMLPRLGVVKRVMGVLKLKPKKDLLPLLACFAPIDTHGAVSLYRQMFLSSALLKLDDAFKDDGYGNFLDGSKKLLDHKEALRAAFQLTDDEFVQTTTALGYGANTALDVDNISAVFRRGWLARKLKLSVREFLLLTQFTDIDPFAAPDPAGPPILRFIELVDKLRAASLKPVQALYLIWNQDISGKSTPEDGEITSFARTLRSNFTTIENEFALADDPDGQIARARMALVYGSDATEQFFGLLDKKTVTDVPYSHSQATLEQAILDAAQERIAYDNLRKRLSYSAGVMPDAIRNALKGVAGVTQAFKDAVDELHKKTRVFFDRYPELLPLYEGYAFFGQLSSSVNYIHGQATLEQDILDAASNRISYNHTHNLLSFNGVMTIQIREALKNVAGVTVLFRNAIDGLFNKSQTAINDFFNDHQILVPQKEAYLAANDSEERRRSVFLATFLPELKLRRKRQQALQTISAAANADITFASALLDDAAVLHATGDNTRPALDDLLALEITGLSAQFYFRNTATGVVDLTSDAEADLAYAATGSNKLPANPVPANAISGIWSGYLEAPENGFYNIRIEADAGATVTLSLGGATVSLAQSGNVWTNNTPIELRAGMLYDISLTVEKVKDTLNVRWETTGRGWEIIPPQYLYSATLTDYLRTTYIRFLKSSSLATGLKLTANEIAHFAAHTDYKIGGHGWLNSLPVTGSPNNATSIALFIPFIALLDFARIKSSLSPDDERLLSVLQDPDATLPNGDNLLLTMTRWESDSLDALLVQFGKVSGGRADRGALKDLNTLCLVYEAYVWVKKMGIPASVLIKAATNEPIAITVRDLQAALRARYDENDWLNVLKPINDQMRGLQRDALVAYILHQMRLDPASEHIDTPDKLFEYFLMDVQMEPCMQTSRIRHALSSVQLFIERCLMNLETDVAPSSINAKQWEWMKRYRVWEANRKVFLFPENWLEPELRDNQSPFFKEAMSELLQSDITEDRAAVALLNYLSKLEEVAKLEPCGIHYVENDPGTADDIAHVVARTAGANRKYYYRRREYGYWTPWEQIKLDIEDNPVLPVVWKGRLFLFWLRILKAPIDLNDQTPISGPKVNNAEQSFSQMTMSDTTSAVKTAAQQNTKIKVQAVLCWSEYYNGKWQPTKTSDVNKPTKLDLFSPSGPWAFNRSRLLLSDAPEDDALWVFITGSVYSTFLLYNTHSLPVRQEDQQNPYVANAVPRRHFWRSGNIFRIGYFKKFDEDFPSLTRSVLANSIHDSTIAPLHALQIPWDAPFFYEDSHHVFYVTTTRKTITIPDWSGYTITLETDYKIKEMPPVIIKEEPRLWPEPRIIPKVPIGPGDPGVVDPLPIERFVSEDAYITRGIGTMGTVRFGEAEIGPAGKFEKFQER; encoded by the coding sequence ATGAGACTGCAAGGTCGCAATCTTTCGATTGAAATGCGTGGTGAAGATGTAAAGTTATTGCACAGTGAACTGCACCAGCTCGGCTACGACATTAAAGATACCGAGGTGCAGGAGTCTTCTTTTGGACTGACCACTCAGAAGGCAGTCACGACATTTCAGAAACGGAATCAATTGGAGACCACCGGTGTGGTCGATGAGGAGACTGCACGTGCGATTAATGCAGCAGTTGATGCTGCCATCTTTAGGGTAGAGGGACAGGTTGCCAGCCGCGCCCGTGCCGGAGTTGCCGGGCTGCGGGTAGAGATCGTGGATAAAAACGTTGGCGAAGATGTGCGCCTTGCCGGAACGGCAACCGACGATGAGGGCATCTATCAGGCTATGTTTTCAATTACTCAACTATATCAGCGCGGCAAGAAACGGCCTGACCTGCAGGCGAGAGTGTTTTCACGCGAAACGTTCCTTGGGGCGTCTGACGTTCGTTATAATGCTTCAAACCACGAGACACTCAATATCCTCCTGATGGAAAAGGCTGACGATGCCCTGCCCTCCGAATATGAAACCCTGACCAGCTCGCTCTTCGCCAACTTCCGCGGAAACTTACGCGACCTAAAAGAGACAGACGACCGGCAGGACATCACCTATCTGGCAAATAAGACCGGGTGGGACGCCCGCGCCGTCGCTCTCGCTGCCCTTGCAGACCAGTTTAGCTCAAAAACCGCTGGTGCCGATGGAGTCCCTAAGATAGAACCTTCTTTCTTTTATGCGCTTTTTCGCGCGGGAATACCTGCAAACGAAAATTCCCTTTACCAGGCAGATGCAAAGACCGTATCCGCCGTCTGGGAGCAGGGAATCAAGCAGGGAGTGATTCCCGCCACATTGAACAGTAACATTCCGAAGGCGCTCGAACATTTTCAGAGCCTTGCGGCTAAGCGAGCCCTGGATGGCCCTCCGTTAGCCGGGGTCTCGACACTGAAGGAGATGCTATCAATCTCTCTGGGCGACGACAGGGCGAAACAAGAACGATTTGCCGACCTTTACACCCGATACCGGGACGATTTGCCGAAGTTCTGGGAAGCAGTGCGGGGTACGTTCGGGGAGGCAGCTGAGAAGCGTCTGAAGGTTGATGGTCAACTTAGCTACCTGACTCTCAATAATGCCCTACTGATCCGTAAATTGCATGATACAGGAGGACCGAATGGCCTGTCTGATACTGTGAGCCTTGCCACGAGCGGATACTATCGCGCCAAAAAGTGGCTCGAATTGATCGGCGCCGGTGGTGTTATCCCCCCTGAAATCCAGGGTAAGGATGATAAGGAAAAACGCTTACGCTATGCCGAATTGCTCGCCGCACAGGTACGGCTTAGCTTCCCGACAGCAGTGGTTGCACAGATGGTGAAGAATAAAGAAACAATGCTCTATGATGAAAAAGGAAAGGAAATACCCGCCGAGATCGTAAATGGTATAAACGTCTTTCTAGCCAAACATCAGGTGAAATTTGAGATCGGGATGCAACCGGTCGAACAGTATCTCGCGCGAAACAATTTGCAAATTTCACCGGAAGTGAGGCAAGGAGTCAAGCGTATCCAGCGCGTCTATCAGATAACACCGTCCGACGAGGCGATGAATATACTGTTGAAGAATAGGCTGGATTCGGCTTACGCGGTAGTCCGTTACGACCGGGACGAGTTTGTCCGGACGTTCAAGGACGAACTGGGCGAGGAGAACGCCATGCTGACCTATGTCAAATCGCTACAGGTACATAATGCTGTCCTGAATATTGCCACCTCATACCTGATCGCAAGCACTGCTCCTGCGATCGGTATGCATAGCCCTGCAGGAATCCTGAACCCTACACCCACCGGGTCACAGGCCCCTAATGCTGGAGATGTGATCGCCTACCCGACCCTGGAAGGACTCTTTGGCGAGATGGACTATTGCGCCTGCGATCACTGTCGCTCCATCCTCAGTCCGGCAGCTTACTTGGTTGATCTGCTTCTCTTCTGTGACCGCCCGACAAATGAAAAGGAAAATCCACTTACGGTGTTGCTCGAACGTCGGCCTGATATCCAGCACCTCCCACTTACATGCGAGAATACTAACATGCCGCTGCCATATATCGATCTGGTCAACGAGACGCTGGAGTACTACGTCACCAATAATCTGTCACTTGCCAATTATACCGGCCACACTACCGATGGAGACGCCACACCGGAAGAACTACTGGCAAGCCCGATGTTTGTGCGTGATGCGGCTTATACGACACTTGCCGGGGCACATTTTCCATTTCCGCTGCCTTTCCACCAGCCGTTGGAGAACCTGCGACGCTATTTCGATAGGTTCGAAGCCCCACTGCCCAAGGTCATGGAAGCACTACGAAAGGACGATAGTCTGGAACGGCCAAATGCGAACGAGTACGGCTGGCGCGATATTCTGATGGAGGAACTTCGTCTCTCCCGCGCTGAATACGCACTCTTGACTCAACGCGAGTTAACTAACGGTAATACCGATGTAATGCTGACCTTGAAACAACTCTATGGCTATCCAGCGGCAACCACGAATGCGACTGTACTGGACGAACTCTCGAATGTAAAGGCGTTCACGCGACGGGTGGGCATTTCTTATGAGGACATTATCGAAATCCTCAAGACCAGCTTCGTCAACCCAAACTCTACGCTCATTCCCAAACTGGAACGACTACACGTCCCGTTCACAACTCTTAAGGCGCTCAAGGATGGCACAATTACCGATGCCCAGTTCGACGCTCTAATGCCCATGGGCATCGATGCATCCCAATATGGTGGGGATATAAAGGCTTGGGTGAAAAACAACGTGAACTACACAAATATCATGAGTCTGATCACGCTCGCCAACCCAACTGCTCCTGACGATGTGTGCAGTTTCGACAAGGTGGAGTTTCGCTATGCTGATCCTGCGAAAATCAACGATCCTATACGCACTTTTGAATTTGTACGCCTGATCCGTTTTATCCGGCTCTGGAAGAAGCTGGGTTGGACTATTGAGCAGACTGATAAGGTGATCACAGCACTCTATCCGACAAGCCAAATTCCGAACGACCCCAATGATGCGGTAAACTTGCAAAGGCTTGATACGGGTTTTTTGACAATGCTGCCGCGCCTCGGAGTGGTCAAGCGCGTGATGGGTGTCCTTAAACTGAAGCCGAAAAAGGACCTGCTACCTCTCCTGGCCTGTTTTGCGCCGATCGATACGCACGGGGCTGTGTCCCTCTACCGGCAGATGTTCTTGAGTTCTGCCTTGCTGAAATTGGACGATGCATTCAAGGACGACGGATACGGCAATTTCCTGGATGGTTCAAAGAAGCTGCTGGATCATAAAGAAGCCTTGAGGGCAGCGTTTCAACTCACTGATGACGAATTTGTCCAGACCACTACTGCACTTGGCTATGGTGCGAACACCGCACTCGATGTTGACAATATTAGCGCGGTCTTTCGAAGGGGTTGGCTGGCGCGGAAGCTGAAACTTAGCGTCCGTGAATTTCTGCTGCTAACCCAGTTCACAGACATTGATCCATTTGCGGCACCAGACCCGGCGGGACCTCCGATCCTACGTTTTATTGAATTGGTTGACAAACTCCGTGCTGCCTCGCTGAAGCCGGTACAAGCCCTTTATCTCATCTGGAACCAGGACATCAGTGGCAAATCCACTCCTGAAGACGGGGAGATTACGAGTTTCGCACGCACCTTGCGCTCCAATTTTACCACGATAGAAAACGAGTTCGCCCTTGCCGATGACCCGGACGGCCAGATTGCCCGCGCAAGGATGGCGCTGGTCTATGGCAGCGACGCAACTGAACAGTTTTTTGGCCTTTTGGATAAAAAAACGGTTACCGACGTGCCGTATTCCCATAGTCAAGCCACACTTGAACAAGCCATCCTGGACGCTGCACAAGAACGTATAGCTTATGACAACCTCCGCAAGCGGCTCTCTTACAGCGCAGGAGTGATGCCCGATGCCATTCGCAACGCACTCAAGGGTGTGGCTGGTGTGACTCAGGCATTCAAAGATGCCGTGGATGAACTTCACAAAAAAACCAGAGTTTTCTTCGATCGCTATCCGGAACTGTTGCCATTATACGAGGGATATGCCTTTTTTGGGCAGTTGAGTAGTTCGGTAAATTACATACATGGTCAGGCAACGCTGGAACAAGATATTTTAGATGCTGCATCGAACCGTATTAGCTACAATCATACCCATAATCTGCTCTCATTTAATGGGGTCATGACAATACAGATTCGTGAGGCGCTCAAGAACGTTGCTGGTGTGACAGTGCTATTTCGAAATGCAATAGATGGCCTCTTTAACAAGAGCCAAACAGCTATAAATGATTTTTTTAATGATCACCAAATACTTGTTCCACAAAAAGAGGCTTATTTGGCAGCCAACGATTCGGAAGAGCGAAGGCGATCCGTTTTTCTGGCAACCTTCCTTCCGGAACTCAAGCTCCGCCGCAAGCGCCAGCAGGCCTTACAGACTATCAGTGCGGCTGCCAATGCCGATATCACGTTTGCAAGCGCCTTGCTCGACGATGCAGCCGTTCTACACGCGACGGGTGACAACACCCGTCCAGCCCTGGATGACCTCCTGGCTTTAGAAATAACGGGTCTCTCGGCACAATTCTACTTCCGCAACACGGCAACTGGCGTGGTGGATCTCACCAGCGATGCAGAGGCAGATCTTGCCTATGCCGCCACCGGCAGCAACAAGCTTCCAGCCAACCCGGTGCCCGCAAATGCCATCTCTGGTATCTGGAGCGGGTATCTGGAAGCGCCAGAAAACGGCTTCTATAATATCCGTATTGAAGCCGATGCAGGCGCAACGGTAACGCTGAGCCTCGGTGGTGCGACGGTTTCCCTGGCGCAGAGTGGAAACGTCTGGACAAATAACACACCCATCGAATTACGCGCCGGGATGCTTTATGACATCTCTCTTACTGTTGAGAAGGTAAAAGATACACTGAACGTCCGCTGGGAAACAACCGGTCGTGGTTGGGAGATTATACCACCGCAATATCTTTACTCCGCGACCTTGACCGACTACCTGCGCACTACCTACATCCGCTTCCTGAAGTCGTCGTCGCTTGCAACCGGGCTAAAACTTACCGCAAATGAGATCGCACATTTCGCCGCGCATACTGACTACAAAATCGGCGGGCACGGCTGGCTGAATAGCCTGCCGGTTACGGGAAGCCCGAACAACGCCACGTCCATTGCGCTATTCATACCCTTTATCGCCCTGCTTGATTTTGCCCGTATCAAGTCTTCTCTCTCACCGGACGATGAGCGGCTACTCTCTGTTCTGCAGGACCCTGATGCAACTCTACCGAACGGGGACAATCTATTGCTGACCATGACACGCTGGGAATCCGACTCGCTTGACGCATTGCTCGTTCAATTCGGAAAGGTCAGCGGCGGGAGGGCAGACCGTGGTGCTTTGAAGGATTTGAACACGCTTTGCCTGGTCTACGAAGCCTATGTATGGGTGAAAAAGATGGGAATCCCAGCGTCCGTACTGATCAAGGCTGCCACCAATGAGCCGATTGCCATAACTGTACGCGACTTACAGGCCGCCTTGCGCGCCCGCTACGATGAGAATGACTGGCTCAACGTCCTGAAGCCCATCAACGACCAGATGCGCGGGTTACAACGCGATGCCCTGGTCGCCTATATCCTCCACCAGATGCGCTTAGATCCGGCATCCGAACATATCGATACACCGGATAAGCTCTTCGAGTACTTCCTGATGGACGTGCAGATGGAGCCTTGCATGCAGACCTCGCGCATCCGCCATGCCCTGTCCTCGGTCCAGCTATTTATCGAGCGTTGCCTGATGAATCTCGAGACGGATGTTGCCCCATCTTCCATTAATGCGAAGCAGTGGGAATGGATGAAGCGCTACCGTGTCTGGGAGGCAAACCGTAAGGTATTCCTTTTCCCGGAGAACTGGCTGGAACCAGAATTACGAGACAACCAGTCGCCGTTCTTCAAGGAGGCTATGAGTGAGCTGCTCCAGAGCGACATCACCGAAGACCGAGCCGCAGTTGCGCTGTTGAATTATCTCTCCAAGCTTGAAGAGGTTGCAAAACTGGAGCCGTGCGGCATCCATTACGTCGAAAACGATCCCGGAACTGCTGACGATATCGCCCATGTGGTGGCACGTACCGCCGGTGCGAACCGCAAGTACTACTACCGCCGCCGTGAGTACGGCTACTGGACACCGTGGGAGCAGATAAAGCTTGACATCGAGGATAATCCAGTGCTACCGGTAGTGTGGAAGGGCCGTCTGTTCCTCTTCTGGCTGAGGATACTGAAAGCGCCGATTGATTTGAACGATCAGACGCCCATCTCTGGTCCAAAAGTAAACAATGCGGAGCAGTCCTTTTCTCAAATGACGATGTCAGATACAACGTCTGCGGTAAAGACAGCCGCTCAGCAAAACACAAAGATAAAAGTCCAGGCAGTGCTCTGTTGGAGCGAGTATTACAACGGTAAATGGCAGCCGACAAAGACATCGGATGTTAATAAGCCGACCAAACTGGATTTGTTCTCTCCTAGCGGGCCATGGGCCTTCAACCGGTCGAGGCTACTACTTAGTGACGCCCCGGAGGACGATGCGCTCTGGGTGTTCATTACGGGTTCCGTGTATTCAACGTTCCTGCTTTACAACACGCACAGTTTGCCAGTGCGCCAGGAGGATCAGCAGAACCCGTATGTTGCGAATGCCGTGCCGCGGCGGCACTTCTGGAGGTCGGGCAACATTTTCAGGATCGGCTACTTCAAGAAGTTCGACGAAGACTTCCCGAGCTTGACGCGCTCTGTACTGGCGAACTCGATCCATGATAGCACTATCGCACCACTACATGCGCTGCAAATCCCTTGGGACGCTCCATTCTTCTACGAAGATAGTCATCATGTCTTTTATGTCACGACAACGAGGAAAACCATTACAATTCCCGATTGGAGCGGTTACACAATCACGCTCGAGACGGATTACAAGATCAAGGAGATGCCACCGGTGATAATCAAAGAAGAACCGCGCCTGTGGCCTGAACCGCGCATAATTCCGAAAGTTCCCATAGGGCCTGGTGATCCAGGAGTGGTTGACCCCTTACCGATCGAGCGATTTGTCTCTGAGGATGCCTATATCACTAGAGGCATTGGAACGATGGGCACGGTGCGCTTCGGTGAGGCAGAGATAGGCCCGGCAGGAAAATTCGAAAAATTTCAAGAAAGGTAA
- a CDS encoding type II toxin-antitoxin system PemK/MazF family toxin — protein sequence MSFKSYQWHVFQANLNPVAGSEQRGTRPVLVVSDEDFNQLMPVVTVLPLTSRKPGRQVYPNEVLLPKGAAGLPEDSIVMAHQIRTISKTRLADLYGAIQNKTLRESIRQALKVHLSLE from the coding sequence ATGAGCTTTAAAAGCTATCAATGGCATGTCTTTCAGGCAAATCTTAATCCTGTCGCAGGTTCAGAGCAACGTGGGACAAGACCTGTTCTGGTGGTAAGCGATGAGGATTTTAACCAGCTCATGCCTGTGGTCACTGTCCTGCCCTTAACTTCACGCAAACCAGGACGCCAGGTCTATCCCAACGAAGTCCTTTTGCCGAAAGGCGCTGCCGGGTTGCCTGAAGACTCTATCGTTATGGCACACCAAATCAGAACCATTTCTAAGACCCGTTTGGCAGATTTGTATGGGGCAATCCAAAACAAAACCTTGAGAGAATCCATTCGCCAAGCCCTGAAAGTTCATCTTTCACTAGAATGA
- a CDS encoding four helix bundle protein — protein MKKGSGCSWQGTGKKGTEDSFQGAEKRQDANSYLTFEDLEVWKRASRLSANIYKELASLKDFGFKDQITRSGLSIPSNIAEGIERESNKECINFLQYAKGSCGELRTQIYIGLDIGYISDEIGKQWIKETRELSAMLVGLMRSKRNNGSKKAGKKGAGGSFQGTS, from the coding sequence ATGAAAAAGGGGTCAGGGTGCAGTTGGCAGGGGACAGGGAAAAAGGGGACAGAGGACAGTTTTCAGGGGGCAGAAAAAAGACAGGATGCAAATAGCTATCTGACATTTGAGGATTTGGAGGTTTGGAAAAGGGCGTCACGGTTGAGTGCCAATATTTACAAGGAATTAGCCTCTCTTAAAGATTTTGGGTTTAAGGATCAAATTACTCGTTCAGGATTGTCCATACCAAGTAATATAGCGGAAGGGATAGAAAGAGAATCGAATAAAGAGTGTATCAATTTCCTGCAATATGCCAAAGGCTCCTGCGGTGAGTTGCGTACACAAATTTATATCGGACTCGATATAGGTTACATCTCTGATGAAATTGGTAAACAATGGATAAAAGAAACCAGAGAACTATCAGCTATGCTGGTTGGTTTAATGAGATCAAAAAGAAATAATGGCTCAAAAAAGGCAGGAAAGAAGGGTGCAGGAGGCAGTTTTCAGGGGACAAGCTGA
- a CDS encoding type II toxin-antitoxin system PemK/MazF family toxin, with product MITFNKGDVILIPFPFTDLSATKQRPAVIISSDQFNNNHKDVIVMAITSQVPSQIPEDEYLLSSTDLKTSGLPKKSIIKLGKVVTINQSLIIKKLGKIPNQTVTSILNQFNLSIVRHQPVP from the coding sequence ATGATTACCTTTAATAAAGGTGATGTAATATTAATCCCTTTTCCCTTTACGGATCTTTCAGCTACAAAACAACGTCCTGCTGTAATAATTTCCTCCGATCAATTTAACAACAACCATAAGGATGTTATTGTTATGGCTATTACCTCGCAAGTCCCCTCTCAGATTCCAGAAGATGAATATCTCCTTTCCTCCACGGACCTGAAGACTTCAGGTTTACCCAAAAAATCTATAATCAAATTGGGCAAGGTAGTTACCATTAATCAAAGTCTGATTATAAAGAAATTGGGTAAAATACCGAATCAAACAGTGACATCCATCTTGAACCAATTTAATTTATCCATTGTCAGGCATCAGCCTGTTCCGTAA